Within Diprion similis isolate iyDipSimi1 chromosome 11, iyDipSimi1.1, whole genome shotgun sequence, the genomic segment CCGTCTCCACCTTTTCTACTACTTGCTTACCGAAGGAACAAACCTTTGTGGAACATGTTATCGTCatgttttcgttactttcatacctgaaataaaaaaaggctTAAGCTGTTTGCAGAAACCTAGGGTAAAAACGAATAGGGAGAAAACATAGCAAATGTTTTCTCGACAACTCGAGAATTTAATGAATTCTATGTCCGACAATGAATAGAGTTTCTCACTGGCTTGTGACACCGTAGAAAGCCCTAGCTTCGTCTTGAATATTGGTGTTGAGGTCTGCCCAGAATTTAACAAGGAAAAAGGCTGCCTGAGGTCCCTTGTCGTACAACTCTTTGAGGCCTCCCTTTTTCTCCGGAAACTTGTCATATATTTGTCGGACGTCTACCGCTTCCAAAAGTGGATCGGCATAGGTGGCGGAGCCCCCTATGTGGACGAATAGGTGTTTGTGATactgcaataaaatcaataattaaattaacgaAACAACTGGTTGAATCTTATACCCAatgttttatcatttttgtcTGTGTATAGGAAAAACTTACGGTGTCTGGTTCTCTCTGCTGTTCCATGAAGGCCGAAAATTCTACAAGCCTAAGTTTGTGCGTGGCAATCGCTCTACCCTCCCAAGGTGGCGGGGGTGGTGCCTGAACCACATCTCCACTGGAAACTGCAGTTGCTGGTTTTCCGGTGTAAGCTGGTTGTGGGAAGGGTTTGACATCCTGGGATGTTCCTGGTTGCAAGCCAGGCTGCCAAAATTGCTGCAACGTTTGAACATATATTACATCCATACACatcataataaatttatagcaataattaaatacacatacaacgatttttcaatttcaatttaatcaaataaaatatgttatatattagatataaaacaaaacatgTCTTTCTGTGTAAGATCTGTATCTTGACGATAAGAGAACTTCAagttcaaagaaaaagaagaaaattgaagaaaaaaagaaaaattcaagtaagCAAAAAATGGGCGAATTGAATTGTTAACCAGAACAAATTGTGGATGCAATTAAGTTGAGAAACAGTTTGAGGTATCAGTTCGATTTAGAAACGTAGACAAACGAACACAAGTAGGTATACAGATGTGAAATAAtaacgattaaaaaagaaaggaaaataatatcATGTAAGCCACATTGACGATGTTTGATAACGGACACAGTTCAACAATACACAACAAGGGCACCCCCAAGGGAGCGTATGGTTATAATATTCGTATATATGTAGTATAAACGGAGTTAGTTCGGCTGCAAGTGAGCTGGTGTAACTAGGCGAATTTCACGGCGAAATTGTCGAGAAATATGTGGCCAATTATTGCAGCGCATTGTTAATTATGTTAATTAATGTTTCATGATACGATACATGAAGGTCTCTAtaatgaaatgtgaaaatccaGAATTTTAACCACATCTGCATGGCTCAACATTGACttatgtatgtgtacatacaaacggtgacaataattttatataacacgtgtgtgtgtgtgtgattaCTAAATCCGTGTCATGTAATATCTCAACATTCCATGAGttataattaaaagaaatgaaaatgaaatcaattCTATGTGTACTGCAAAACGCAATAGTTATAACGAAAGAAACGACAAACGTATATTTTATAgtatgtaaaaaagaaaagcaaattcCAGTATATTATAATCTCACGGCAAAAATGGAAGCTATAACATtataagaaattattataaaaagacGAGGAAcgatgtgaaataaaattatgtaatatatatatattaataaacaaaacttataaatttcgaaaacaaaaaaaaaaaaattattattacagcgCATAATTAATCGAGCAGATACATTGTTACAGGAATTTTCCATCGAATTCGTGAATACTATGCCTCGTCTGCTTAGAACTGCGTGCGTGTGTGAGCgtgtgaataataaaacagCGAATGTTAAGCCGCGGCGGCTCTTTGGCAGTGGCATaatcatcataatcataatcatcatcatcatcatcatcatcacccaGGGTTTTTCGTCGTGGGACTTACCGCTCCGGGATAGGAGACGGGGGTGGAAGTGTGGAGGGCTAAGGGCCCCACAAGGGCGGGGGGCATCTTGTTGTGTATCGCTGTTCCAGCCGACACTATCTGCGCACTGGACATGCTCGACATTGTCTGCAATGCCTTCTCCTTCGCAGCATGATCCTATCAAATCGTCAAATACGGCATTATCCACCAAAAATCCGTGGCGTCACCTCTTCATAAGGTCTACATTTTTCACCCATGCACGCAAGCATCAAGCTGACTCTTGCCTAGTTTGCATACATTCAGTTAATCCACAAATGAACCATTTCTCAATCGGCCAATCGAATTACAacaattattcaaacatttttactCGATAATTAATCGTAAAGTTCACGTTGCAGGTTGTAGGAGTTTCGTGATTTCTAAGATTCTGCCTAAGCTATCGATTTATAACTGAGATGAATGAGAAGCTTCGAATTTCTGCAGCTTACGGGGTCGCAAAAAATTTGAGGGAGAAGTTTGCACACAAGGTGAAAATGCAAGGTAGGAAATTGTGTCGCCAATTAGTCGTGCCAACCTGACTActcgtataaataatatatatatataaaaagagaGTGGGAGAAAACGgcggttaaaataaaaaattgaaaccgctactgaaaatataattgactGAGGATTTGAACGAGCAgcgtattacaaaaaaaaaaaaaaacgatttcaatattttttattttctttttttcaatacttgcATAAACTCGATATTCCCGTATGTAACGGAGTACAGTTGAGCACCGAGCAATTAAATCGGAAGGTGATTGAACGTTTTCCAAATCCAAAACCTCGCTGTTCGTCGAGTATTAATCaacttttgaaaacacggaataTTGATCAGTGTGCATACACCGTGAACAATGGGCAACCTGTAGTAGCGGCGATGaagttattataaaaaaacaaaaaaaaaaaaaaaaaaaaaaagccgtgCACAGaccgaaagaaaatttgatcagAACATAAATGAGCGTGTGATAATGTATTTTTATAGGCCAATAACGAAGAATTATTTACTGCGTCAAAACATAAAAATGTTTAGTAAAATCATCCGATTCTTTCGAACTTATAAATAACATAAgacaaaataagaaatatataaaaaaaaataaaaattatcgcaGAAAATTAATACTACGTAGCAACACGGTTACACAATtgagaaattgagaaatacGATGTCCAGAATCGACCTGTCGATTCACGATGCAGCCACGTTATAATTGCACACGGTCGGTTTTATTTGCAAAATGATTTATAATACTAGAGTTGTATGTATGGTACGTACGCTGCAGGCAGCGTGCCCTGATATGTTCGCAATTTAATCCGGTTCGATTCGAACGCGGTGTAAAATTGTGAGCAATATTCTGTGTGCAGCTTGCAGCGCGGCAGCCAAGCCGTCAGCAGTGCAATATCGCCGATTTAACCCACAAAATACACGAGACACGGTAGTTTGCGTAGTTCCAGATGCATGTAccgatgtatgtacgtgtcgACGTAGAGGTTCTATACATTCCCCGAAAGCCGTTTTTCCCTCGGTGAAACGACCGCGTAACGATCGAATATTCAGGCATTTCGCAACGCGGTTTTGCAGGGTGCATCTGTTGTACGGATATAGATGTGTGCGTAGGCGAATTAATGCGACCAATAAACAGTGATAAACTCTGGCGCCATAACCGAAAGCGTCGAATAAAAGAGgtttttgatttattaacCGCGCGCTGAATTGTTTGCAAATTCTTTTAATAACTCAACTCTGTTGATTAAACATCCctagttaattttttacgcACGAGGATTATACAACGATTTATTACATTCTGTAGTCTCGATCTGTGTCAGAGAATCGACAGAAATGGCGGGTTAAAAGGATAAgggaggaaaaattattaatcgaaTTGGATGCAGAAATAGCGAAGTCTGTTTCttaattttgaattctttcATGTTCCATTTTCTTGCATTGTAATTATTAGGAATAACACGAGGGATTGAAAACTGTGATAATGTCCCGCCAGTTTCATGTACAATTACCTTTACCGTGGCAACTTGACATAATACGATACGAAATATCGGAATTCTCGAAGTATAGAAAATATAGGAGGGCTTGAGGGTGGatcgaaaaagaattttcagagGGCAACTTACCACTTTGAGCTTTGCCTGAATTTCCCGTAGTTTTCGCCTGGCGAGTACCTGGATGTGTGACGAGACCTGTTTCCTCGTTCTCGTCTTTCCCGTCCGAAGTTTTATGTACCGAGCTATTAACTCGTTGCGACCTacaacagaaaaataaaaacaaattgttcctgagaattttcaaatccttaataataagaataatagtttttaaaatttgatggtttttttcttgttccagTCAAGTGTACGTCCACAACGTCATAACGTATTTAGACGTCGGACGGATTTCATTCCATGATCAAAAGCCCGGATCAGAGGCCTTCCGAATCTCAACGCACTCTCGAGATTGGGGTACTAGGAGCTCAACTCGATGGGTATTATTGGTTCTATTTGCTAGTTAGCTCAATTTGGTTCTCCGGTCAAGATACCCCGCAATCACGAATTTAACTCTCTTCGAGTTGGGGTCTGGAGAGCGGAGGGAacgagtgagagagagagagagaaagagagagtagTAGAGAGGCGCGGGGCTCGGTTCCCTCTTTATGGCCACTTGAACCTCTGCAGCCAACGTCTTCGATAGTCTATAATTAAGCGGGCGTGTGATGTTGGTAAGTGCTGCAGAACCGGGTGCGCCGGAGCGAAGGCATCGTCGACTTAACAAACGAACAAACTGTAAGCCAACGAACGAAACAGTCCTCTGGACGAATCTATATTTACGTTTGTGCGTTATACCTACAAGCCTGCGAGAAGAAGCAGGAGTAGAGAGCTCGAAGCTGCGTTTTCACTTATCTAGTAGAGAATATAGAAATTATTGAAGGAATGAGTCCAggataatatacatataggtacagTATGTACGataaacacatttttttttatcactgaaacgtgaaaatgaaaaaaaaaaaagaaagaaaacgctATTTCTCAATGAATGACCCACGTGTTGGGAAATAGCAAACCATTTCTCCActagttggaaaaaaaaactgtttttatataagatatatactatataatatatgcgtTGTGAAACAGCGTCTTTTCATAGTGTTCAATCGACTGCCAAAATCGcctgattttaaattattattgggaaaaattttgtggGTAATGACGATTCTGAATTCGTAGGTAAGATATATCCGCACTCACTCAGTATCGTAACTTTTGCCAACTCGTTGCACAATACACTAATTGTCATTGGTGATAATTACTGTAACCTGAATCCAAACGTATCTAGCCTTCCCTCGATGCTTTCAGAGGCAACAAAGTAACACAGAACTATCAAATTGATGCGGACCAGATGGTTCCAGCTTGAGAAGCTCAAATAAACACTTTTCCATCCGTCTAAAACCgactggctggctggctggctagACAgcgttcatttttcacatcTATTTTTCGAATCGTGAACCGACGCACCTCGATTGCCGTTCAACGGTAATTGATTCCCGTTTCATCCAATACTCGGATATAACAGGTCAATGAATCGTACCGCATGCATATCAGGCATGTATAACAAAGACGCCACTCAACTGCTGGTGaaaaagaggataaaaaaaaaaaaacgaaatccaCACACATCTGCGGTCGAACCAGTTTCTCCAGTTCATCTCGATAATCAGTGACCGGAAACATACCGCAGGATTCATCGGACGTAGTTTcaaagtattaaaaatattattctttctACCAATATTAGATGGCAGGAGAATGTAACGAACAAGCGTGAATATACTCTGCAGCATATTATCGGGCAGAATATAACCTTATATCAGCACGGTATAAggtttacaatttatttgatACCCTTATAAACCGTATTACGTAGACGTATACATAAGCAACCTCACTGCGTCACCGTCAACTTGGGATGATAAGGTTTTAGCGCGGCACAGTTTACAGTCGATAAAGATAAATTGACTTTATTGCCTGTCCGGAGCAGGTATATGATGCAGATTTAATCTCTGCAGTACATACATAACAATGATTGTACGAATGAAATTTACTAGGCACGGATTACTTTTGCACTTGACTGTGAGGATTCCGCTTTATTTAGACATTTTTTAGGatttatgtgtatgtgtgtgtgtgtgcaacTATGCTGGAGGAGGCGAAACCAGAAGGAGAAATCGAAGCGAGCGAACCGCGAACACAGCCATTTCTATACAAGTAGCAGCTTATCGCAGTGCAGATTTATCAGCGATGAAATGTTTATCGAGGTACGTATATTACACGTCCGTATGTGAACAGATCAATAAAATAGGCGCCGCGTTaggtatttataaaaatcatgCAAAGGGGATAATAGGTTGAATATGACGGTAGCGCTACTCGAGTTGTAGGATAAATTTCACGAATCGATAGATCGTTACAAAAGCTTTACgcattttgtataataatttgacgaGATCTTTGGTAAAGTATATTTCTAATGTCCTGTTTACAGTGAAATTTGGCAGTTGTTTGGATTTACAGGTCTGGAAGCATTCTTACTCTGCAAGTGCTAGAAAATATAAAGTGTAAGCCGCTGTTTGCCCGCATGGTTCgtgtaataaattcatttccGTGCTCTGCAGCAGGCATAAAGCGTGACCGAAAAAGTCGAGCTGAGAATGCAGCCTCGCTGATAAAGAAACTTTCAAGCAGTGCTACCCCGAAGCAAGTCGCAGGATAAGAGCTGTtgatctctctttctctgcgGACTAGTCGGCGTCTTGTTAAACCGTCTCTATAACTAAACATCATGTGTTAACATAATAATTACATAGGATATATACAACTGGTCTGACAAGTAGCGAACTaattaacttgaaattttatgagaTAACGATACAGAGTTAAGCAaagtactttttcaaatttcactcgACTCTCGAGTCCTGCAAGGATCATTTCACAGTTTATACAAACGGTAGacattttttcgttcaaaGTATATACCAATAACAATTAGATTGTAGAGATTGAATGACGAGAAACATCGGATGACTTTGCTATCCGCGTATTACAGGTGTACCTATATATTGATCCGAGGACGCCGAGTAAAAGTCGCCTCGAAATtcagttttaattaattttctaccTGTGAAGGGAAGAGAGCGGCAGAAGCGGGTGAATGAGGTGGAAAAGTATCGAGGTGGAGGGAAACCCGGCTTTCAAAGGAAGGCGCAGATTCACCCCCGCAGCACCCCTCGTCGCAGGAGAGTTACTCGGTATCCTTCTCAAGTCGAGATACACACATAGGCTGTAGtaagatattaaattttccgATTCTCCAACGGTCTAAAACCCGCCGCGGTtacgtttttcgaaattttatttccctcGATGATAAATTagaagtttgaagaaaaagaaaaaaaattaaaaaaaaaaaaaaaaaaaaacattccagaACCCGCAATGCTCCGAAATGCCTTCGTAGATCCGATCCATCACGCCAGATGACCCAGGGGGTTAATCTCTCCAC encodes:
- the LOC124412315 gene encoding transcriptional enhancer factor TEF-1 isoform X3; this encodes MSLCYLRGSAVAAADTISSPWTPASSGPPPDANGSGSDTKNLDVGDISDDEKDLSAADAEGVWSPDIEQSFQEALAIYPPCGRRKIILSDEGKMYGRNELIARYIKLRTGKTRTRKQVSSHIQVLARRKLREIQAKLKVDHAAKEKALQTMSSMSSAQIVSAGTAIHNKMPPALVGPLALHTSTPVSYPGAQFWQPGLQPGTSQDVKPFPQPAYTGKPATAVSSGDVVQAPPPPPWEGRAIATHKLRLVEFSAFMEQQREPDTYHKHLFVHIGGSATYADPLLEAVDVRQIYDKFPEKKGGLKELYDKGPQAAFFLVKFWADLNTNIQDEARAFYGVTSQYESNENMTITCSTKVCSFGKQVVEKVETEYARFENGRFVYRIHRSPMCEYMINFIHKLKHLPEKYMMNSVLENFTILQVVTNRDTQETLLCTAYVFEVSTSEHGAQHHIYRLVQD
- the LOC124412315 gene encoding transcriptional enhancer factor TEF-1 isoform X1, encoding MKDWELSTQNSIGSAVAAADTISSPWTPASSGPPPDANGSGSDTKNLDVGDISDDEKDLSAADAEGVWSPDIEQSFQEALAIYPPCGRRKIILSDEGKMYGRNELIARYIKLRTGKTRTRKQVSSHIQVLARRKLREIQAKLKVDHAAKEKALQTMSSMSSAQIVSAGTAIHNKMPPALVGPLALHTSTPVSYPGAQFWQPGLQPGTSQDVKPFPQPAYTGKPATAVSSGDVVQAPPPPPWEGRAIATHKLRLVEFSAFMEQQREPDTYHKHLFVHIGGSATYADPLLEAVDVRQIYDKFPEKKGGLKELYDKGPQAAFFLVKFWADLNTNIQDEARAFYGVTSQYESNENMTITCSTKVCSFGKQVVEKVETEYARFENGRFVYRIHRSPMCEYMINFIHKLKHLPEKYMMNSVLENFTILQVVTNRDTQETLLCTAYVFEVSTSEHGAQHHIYRLVQD
- the LOC124412315 gene encoding transcriptional enhancer factor TEF-1 isoform X2; amino-acid sequence: MDAVHYFWSSAVAAADTISSPWTPASSGPPPDANGSGSDTKNLDVGDISDDEKDLSAADAEGVWSPDIEQSFQEALAIYPPCGRRKIILSDEGKMYGRNELIARYIKLRTGKTRTRKQVSSHIQVLARRKLREIQAKLKVDHAAKEKALQTMSSMSSAQIVSAGTAIHNKMPPALVGPLALHTSTPVSYPGAQFWQPGLQPGTSQDVKPFPQPAYTGKPATAVSSGDVVQAPPPPPWEGRAIATHKLRLVEFSAFMEQQREPDTYHKHLFVHIGGSATYADPLLEAVDVRQIYDKFPEKKGGLKELYDKGPQAAFFLVKFWADLNTNIQDEARAFYGVTSQYESNENMTITCSTKVCSFGKQVVEKVETEYARFENGRFVYRIHRSPMCEYMINFIHKLKHLPEKYMMNSVLENFTILQVVTNRDTQETLLCTAYVFEVSTSEHGAQHHIYRLVQD
- the LOC124412315 gene encoding protein scalloped isoform X4, which produces MKDWELSTQNSIGSAVAAADTISSPWTPASSGPPPDANGSGSDTKNLDVGDISDDEKDLSAADAEGVWSPDIEQSFQEALAIYPPCGRRKIILSDEGKMYGRNELIARYIKLRTGKTRTRKQVSSHIQVLARRKLREIQAKLKVQFWQPGLQPGTSQDVKPFPQPAYTGKPATAVSSGDVVQAPPPPPWEGRAIATHKLRLVEFSAFMEQQREPDTYHKHLFVHIGGSATYADPLLEAVDVRQIYDKFPEKKGGLKELYDKGPQAAFFLVKFWADLNTNIQDEARAFYGVTSQYESNENMTITCSTKVCSFGKQVVEKVETEYARFENGRFVYRIHRSPMCEYMINFIHKLKHLPEKYMMNSVLENFTILQVVTNRDTQETLLCTAYVFEVSTSEHGAQHHIYRLVQD